One genomic window of Limanda limanda chromosome 16, fLimLim1.1, whole genome shotgun sequence includes the following:
- the tsn gene encoding translin — MSVTEMFSYIQGFLSADQDVREDIRKVVQTLEQAAREILTVLQSVHQTSGFKEIPSKCTRARELFCTVRTQITDLKTKFPVEQYYRFHEHWRFVLQRLAFLAAFVVYLETEALVTREEVAKILGIEVVREKGFHLDVEDYLAGVLIMASELSRLAVNSVTAGDYTRPLRISNFINELDSGFRLLNLKNDPLRKRYDGLKYDVKKIEEVVYDLSIRGLAKESESGGEK; from the exons ATGTCTGTCACGGAGATGTTCAGCTACATCCAGGGCTTCCTGAGCGCGGACCAGGACGTCAGAGAG GATATCCGTAAGGTGGTTCAGACATTGGAGCAGGCAGCTAGAGAGATTCTGACAGTTCTCCAAAGTGTCCACCAGACCTCTGGATTCAAAGAAA TTCCCAGTAAATGTACACGGGCACGTGAGTTGTTCTGCACAGTCAGGACTCAAATCACAGACCTCAAAACAAAGTTTCCTGTGGAGCAGTATTACAG GTTCCATGAACACTGGAGGTTCGTGCTGCAGCGCTTGGCTTTCCTAGCAGCCTTTGTCGTCTACCTGGAGACTGAAGCTCTTGTGACTCGGGAGGAGGTGGCTAAGATACTCGGCA TCGAGGTGGTGCGAGAGAAAGGGTTTCACCTGGATGTAGAGGACTACCTGGCGGGTGTGTTGATCATGGCCAGCGAACTG TCACGACTGGCGGTAAACAGCGTCACAGCAGGAGACTACACCCGGCCGCTCCGCATCTCCAACTTCATCAATGAGCTGGACTCGGGCTTCCGCCTGCTCAACCTGAAGAACGACCCACTGAGGAAGCGCTATGATGGTCTGAAGTATGACGTGAAGAAGATCGAGGAGGTGGTGTACGACCTCTCCATCCGCGGCCTGGCCAAGGAGTCTGAGTCTGGCGGGGAAAAGTAG